Proteins encoded by one window of Geobacter sp. DSM 9736:
- the pheT gene encoding phenylalanine--tRNA ligase subunit beta: MIVSYNWLKEFVEFDLPPEELAHLLTMLGLEVEGMERRFGDLDNVVVAQVIDKQQHPNADKLSLCKVDNGAEILGIVCGAQNFKAGDKVALAQIGAVLPGDFRIKKSKIRGEESSGMLCSEKELGLAEDSAGIMILPQDLQLGTPVFDALGLKDTIFEVGLTPNRADCLSVVGIAREVAAKLGKRISYPVQKVVESGAPIDTVASVTVEDPHGCPRYTARYISGCTIGPSPQWLVNRLQAVGMRSINNVVDVTNYVLLEYGHPLHAFDFDLLTARKIVVKRASDQDKFTTLDGQERVLISTDLTICDGEKAVALAGIMGGGNSEIRDVTRNILLESAYFAPSGIRRTSKRLGLHTESSHRFERGTDINILTRALDRAASLIAELASGSVATGVIDVYPQPVEQRKITLNCSKVNKLLGLDLSEQEIVHFLERLEFKAKQIERGVYEIVIPTFRVDIEREIDLIEEVARLNGYERIPVTMPLARVFSDRPPRHQRLETQIRSLLVDQGFNEVINFSFVSPSALEKLLPEADVAPPVPIKLLNPLAEEQSVMRTTLISGLLETVKRNLNFRTMTLRIFELRRIYLAHPERELPEEPMMLGAVMVGRRNPEGWNQGKEEVDFYDAKGVAEHLLASLRIRQPLFSTSDLPPYFHPGKSCRIFSGTEAVGSVGELHPTVSENFGIDKQIFYIEFNFEKLLSHVDAVPTIVPPPRFPDTFRDVALLLDEELPAQDVVGYLQALNVPELEGIDIFDFYKGEHVPEGKKSIAIRIRYRSADRTLTDDEVNPIHQRLVEKMVKNLKASIR; the protein is encoded by the coding sequence ATGATCGTTAGCTATAATTGGTTGAAGGAATTTGTCGAGTTCGATCTCCCCCCCGAGGAGTTGGCACATTTGCTGACTATGCTTGGGCTCGAGGTCGAGGGGATGGAGCGCCGTTTCGGCGATCTAGACAACGTAGTCGTCGCACAGGTTATCGATAAGCAGCAGCACCCCAACGCCGACAAGCTTTCCCTTTGCAAGGTGGACAATGGCGCAGAGATACTCGGCATAGTCTGCGGTGCTCAGAATTTCAAGGCGGGAGACAAGGTCGCCCTGGCGCAGATCGGAGCAGTTCTGCCCGGGGATTTTCGCATCAAAAAATCGAAGATCCGTGGAGAAGAGTCGAGTGGTATGCTCTGCTCGGAGAAAGAGTTGGGCCTGGCAGAGGACTCGGCTGGCATCATGATCCTTCCCCAGGATCTCCAGTTGGGCACCCCTGTTTTTGATGCTCTCGGATTAAAGGATACCATTTTTGAGGTCGGACTAACGCCAAACCGTGCGGATTGCCTTAGCGTCGTGGGGATCGCCCGTGAAGTAGCTGCAAAGTTAGGGAAACGCATTTCGTATCCCGTCCAGAAAGTTGTGGAGAGCGGCGCACCCATTGATACCGTTGCCTCGGTGACAGTTGAAGATCCTCATGGCTGCCCACGATACACAGCGCGCTACATTTCAGGTTGCACAATCGGTCCTTCCCCCCAGTGGCTGGTAAACCGGTTGCAAGCGGTAGGTATGCGCTCCATCAATAATGTGGTCGATGTGACGAATTACGTACTCCTTGAGTATGGGCACCCGCTCCATGCATTCGATTTCGATCTTCTCACCGCGCGAAAGATCGTCGTAAAACGAGCATCTGACCAAGACAAATTCACTACCCTCGATGGACAGGAACGCGTCCTTATCTCCACCGACCTTACGATCTGCGACGGGGAAAAGGCTGTTGCACTAGCGGGAATAATGGGGGGAGGGAATTCCGAGATCCGTGATGTGACGCGTAATATTCTGCTTGAAAGCGCATATTTTGCTCCTTCCGGTATCCGGCGCACTAGCAAGCGCCTGGGCCTTCATACAGAGTCCTCCCACCGTTTCGAGCGCGGCACCGACATAAACATTCTGACGAGGGCGCTTGACCGCGCTGCCTCTCTCATTGCAGAACTGGCTTCCGGTAGTGTTGCTACTGGAGTCATAGATGTGTATCCTCAGCCTGTCGAGCAACGAAAAATCACCCTTAACTGCAGCAAAGTCAACAAATTGCTCGGCCTTGATCTTTCCGAACAGGAGATAGTTCACTTTCTTGAAAGGCTCGAATTCAAGGCCAAGCAGATCGAACGGGGTGTGTACGAGATCGTTATTCCGACCTTCCGGGTGGATATCGAGCGGGAAATAGATCTGATAGAGGAGGTAGCACGACTTAACGGCTACGAACGGATCCCTGTCACTATGCCGCTTGCACGAGTCTTTTCTGATCGCCCCCCCCGACATCAGCGTCTGGAAACCCAGATACGAAGTCTCTTGGTTGATCAAGGATTCAACGAAGTCATTAACTTCAGTTTCGTATCACCCTCTGCATTGGAAAAGCTGCTGCCGGAGGCTGATGTCGCCCCTCCTGTCCCCATCAAGCTTCTTAATCCCCTGGCAGAAGAGCAGTCGGTTATGCGTACAACGCTTATTTCCGGACTGCTCGAGACAGTAAAGCGAAACTTGAACTTCAGAACCATGACCCTTCGGATCTTCGAGCTTCGTCGTATATACCTTGCTCATCCCGAACGGGAACTGCCCGAAGAACCAATGATGCTCGGTGCTGTTATGGTGGGGCGGCGCAATCCCGAAGGGTGGAATCAGGGGAAAGAAGAGGTTGATTTTTACGATGCCAAGGGTGTGGCTGAGCATTTGCTCGCTTCTCTCAGAATACGGCAGCCTCTCTTCTCCACGAGCGACCTGCCGCCATATTTTCACCCGGGCAAATCATGCCGGATTTTCAGCGGGACTGAGGCTGTCGGTTCTGTCGGGGAGCTGCATCCGACTGTTTCGGAGAACTTCGGGATCGATAAGCAGATATTTTACATCGAATTTAACTTCGAGAAGCTGTTATCTCACGTTGATGCCGTGCCAACCATTGTGCCGCCTCCACGTTTCCCTGATACTTTCCGTGACGTGGCTCTCCTTCTTGACGAGGAGCTTCCTGCGCAGGATGTTGTTGGATATCTGCAGGCTCTGAACGTTCCGGAACTGGAAGGCATCGATATTTTTGATTTTTACAAAGGAGAGCATGTTCCCGAGGGCAAGAAGAGCATAGCTATCAGGATTCGCTACCGTTCTGCCGATAGGACACTGACTGATGACGAAGTAAACCCTATTCACCAGCGTCTGGTTGAAAAAATGGTAAAGAATCTAAAAGCATCCATTCGATAA
- a CDS encoding integration host factor subunit alpha, which translates to MTKADIVEKIYEKVGFSKKESAELVELVFDILKATLEQGDKIKIAGFGNFVVKEKADRRGRNPQTGEEIVITARKVLTFKPSQVLKASINS; encoded by the coding sequence ATGACCAAAGCTGACATTGTTGAAAAGATATATGAAAAAGTAGGATTTTCTAAAAAAGAATCGGCTGAACTGGTCGAGCTCGTGTTCGATATTCTGAAAGCGACCCTTGAACAGGGTGATAAGATTAAAATCGCTGGGTTTGGAAATTTTGTAGTAAAAGAGAAAGCCGACCGCCGGGGCAGGAATCCACAAACAGGCGAAGAGATAGTCATAACTGCCAGGAAAGTACTCACCTTCAAGCCAAGTCAGGTACTTAAAGCCTCTATTAACAGCTGA
- a CDS encoding MerR family transcriptional regulator: MAIGIPDKLFFKIGEVAELASLRPSVLRFWESEFPALKPNKSRTGQRLYSRKDVETVLEIKRLLYVEKLTIEGARKHLMSKKKAEPQDAHRVHAIISEVRQDLLSFRDLL; the protein is encoded by the coding sequence ATGGCAATCGGTATTCCCGATAAGCTTTTTTTTAAAATCGGGGAGGTAGCCGAACTGGCTTCGTTGCGACCGTCGGTTCTTCGTTTCTGGGAATCCGAATTCCCAGCCTTGAAGCCGAACAAGAGCAGGACCGGGCAACGGCTTTACTCACGGAAGGATGTCGAAACTGTATTGGAAATCAAACGCCTTCTCTACGTGGAAAAGCTTACGATCGAAGGTGCCCGGAAGCATCTGATGTCAAAAAAGAAAGCAGAACCTCAGGACGCACATCGTGTGCATGCTATAATCAGTGAAGTCCGGCAAGATCTTCTGAGTTTTCGGGATCTGCTATAA
- the surE gene encoding 5'/3'-nucleotidase SurE: MKILITNDDGILSPGIQTLAAVLREIGDVAVVAPDRERSAVSHALTLHQPLRATRLAENTFAVDGTPTDCVNLGIHQLLTFRPDIIVSGINRGANLGDDISYSGTVSAAMEATLMGIPAFAISLASIAEDANYDAAAAVALKLVHVILDKGLPPDTFLNVNVPDLPATALLPPVVTTQGKRRYEGMIINKVDPRGRNYYWIGSVGMDFLDIDGSDYSAVSRGHVSITPLHLDLTNYKALNVLKKWQWL; the protein is encoded by the coding sequence ATGAAAATTCTGATTACCAACGATGACGGAATTCTTTCTCCTGGAATACAGACACTCGCCGCAGTTTTGCGTGAAATCGGTGACGTAGCGGTCGTTGCCCCTGACCGGGAGCGAAGTGCCGTAAGCCATGCACTCACACTGCATCAGCCATTGAGGGCGACACGTTTGGCCGAAAACACATTTGCCGTAGACGGGACTCCCACCGATTGTGTCAATCTCGGCATTCATCAGCTTCTCACTTTTCGCCCAGACATTATAGTTTCCGGCATAAATCGCGGCGCCAACTTGGGTGACGACATTTCCTATTCAGGTACAGTTTCAGCTGCCATGGAAGCGACTCTAATGGGAATTCCCGCCTTTGCCATTTCACTGGCCTCCATTGCCGAAGATGCAAATTATGATGCAGCTGCAGCAGTTGCATTGAAGCTTGTACATGTTATCCTTGATAAAGGCTTGCCTCCAGATACATTTCTCAATGTCAATGTCCCTGATCTGCCGGCTACTGCGCTTCTCCCTCCTGTCGTGACTACTCAGGGGAAGCGTCGCTACGAAGGGATGATCATCAATAAAGTTGACCCCAGGGGACGAAACTACTATTGGATAGGCAGTGTAGGGATGGACTTTCTCGACATCGACGGTAGCGATTACAGCGCCGTCTCCCGTGGCCACGTTTCCATTACGCCGCTTCATCTCGATTTGACAAATTACAAGGCCCTGAATGTGCTGAAGAAGTGGCAGTGGCTCTGA
- a CDS encoding protein-L-isoaspartate(D-aspartate) O-methyltransferase, translating into MNYDTARKRMIDSQIIGGGITDQRVIEALGKVPRHLFVEEAMAARAYGDSSLPIGEKQTISQPYMVALMSQLLLLKGKEKVLELGTGSGYQTAVLAMLSAHVYTIERIRPLALRARKTLDQLGLLNVNLRIGDGSIGWNDEAPFDAILVTAGAPEIPTTLLEQLDVGGRLVIPIGEHHSQMLVRITKEGDGTFLRENIGECRFVKLIGKQGWNEEDRGTLNTN; encoded by the coding sequence ATGAATTACGATACTGCACGCAAGCGGATGATTGACTCTCAGATCATTGGCGGAGGCATCACTGATCAACGTGTGATCGAGGCGCTTGGCAAGGTACCCCGTCATCTTTTTGTAGAAGAGGCGATGGCTGCCAGGGCCTACGGTGATTCTTCCTTGCCGATAGGAGAAAAACAGACTATCTCGCAACCTTACATGGTTGCTTTAATGTCCCAGCTCCTCCTGCTCAAGGGGAAAGAGAAGGTGCTGGAATTAGGAACCGGCTCAGGATATCAGACAGCGGTTCTGGCAATGCTTTCAGCTCACGTTTACACCATAGAGCGGATACGTCCTCTGGCGCTGCGTGCTCGCAAGACGCTCGATCAACTCGGGCTGCTGAATGTTAACCTCAGAATAGGGGACGGTTCCATAGGATGGAATGACGAAGCCCCCTTTGATGCCATTCTCGTTACAGCGGGAGCCCCAGAAATTCCCACCACCCTGCTTGAGCAGCTTGACGTAGGAGGCAGGCTGGTAATTCCGATCGGTGAGCACCATTCCCAAATGCTTGTCAGAATCACCAAAGAGGGGGATGGCACGTTTCTGAGGGAAAACATCGGGGAGTGCAGGTTCGTGAAGCTGATCGGAAAACAGGGATGGAATGAAGAAGACCGAGGTACCCTCAATACTAACTGA
- a CDS encoding RNA polymerase sigma factor RpoD/SigA, with the protein MDTEELIEVFEEEGTHGQAEEFVEPEPEALQCEEEIEEEEVKVPEEHFDDAIKLYLREIQKTKLLTAEEEKELARRIAKGDKAARDKMVESNLRLVVKIAKRYINRGLPFLDLIEEGNMGLIKAVERFKLSKECRFSTYATWWIRQSIERALVNQSRTIRLPVHVSDDINKMLRVTRELIQRMNREPSVKEVAAEMDATPVYVRRLMVLLKKTYSIERPMGENNDYFLIDTIEDTSTVSPAVLLEDVNKHEMVTKWFETLSDSEKKILTLRFGLDDKEPQTLDTIGRSFGVTRERIRQIEAKSLEKLRKLVETTDAANVMK; encoded by the coding sequence ATGGATACTGAGGAACTGATCGAAGTGTTTGAAGAAGAAGGAACTCACGGACAGGCTGAAGAATTTGTAGAGCCAGAGCCGGAAGCGCTCCAATGTGAAGAAGAAATAGAAGAGGAAGAAGTAAAGGTACCGGAAGAGCATTTTGACGATGCCATAAAACTCTATCTGCGGGAAATCCAGAAGACGAAACTGCTGACTGCGGAAGAAGAGAAGGAACTGGCACGCCGTATAGCCAAAGGAGATAAGGCGGCGCGGGACAAGATGGTTGAGTCAAACCTGCGACTCGTCGTCAAGATTGCCAAGCGTTACATAAACCGCGGTCTTCCCTTCCTCGACCTGATCGAAGAAGGGAATATGGGACTTATAAAGGCAGTAGAGCGGTTCAAGCTGTCAAAGGAATGCCGCTTCTCAACCTATGCAACCTGGTGGATCCGCCAGTCCATCGAACGCGCCCTTGTCAACCAGTCACGCACCATTCGCCTGCCTGTCCATGTCTCGGATGACATCAACAAGATGTTGCGCGTAACGAGAGAACTGATCCAGCGGATGAACAGGGAGCCTTCAGTTAAGGAAGTGGCTGCGGAAATGGATGCTACTCCCGTCTACGTGAGAAGGCTTATGGTTCTTTTAAAGAAGACCTACTCAATCGAGCGTCCCATGGGGGAGAACAACGATTACTTCCTGATAGACACCATCGAAGACACATCTACCGTATCGCCTGCTGTACTTCTCGAGGATGTAAACAAGCACGAAATGGTCACCAAATGGTTCGAGACCCTTTCCGACAGCGAAAAGAAGATTCTGACACTCCGGTTCGGCCTTGACGACAAGGAGCCTCAGACTCTCGATACAATAGGCCGCAGCTTCGGCGTAACAAGGGAGAGGATACGGCAGATCGAGGCGAAGTCGCTAGAAAAGCTTCGTAAACTTGTGGAAACAACGGATGCAGCAAATGTTATGAAATAG
- a CDS encoding adenine phosphoribosyltransferase: MEELKKIIRDIPDFPKKGIIFKDITTLLSDAKSYQRMVDLIAHRYVGDKIDKVVGVEARGFIIGAALAYKLGAGIVLVRKPGKLPAETFKKSYDLEYGTDTLEIHCDSIKRGERVLIADDLLATGGTMSAVVDMVKSMGGEVVECCFMAELEFLDGRSRLPEKKVFSLLKF, translated from the coding sequence ATGGAAGAGCTGAAGAAAATAATAAGGGATATACCGGATTTTCCCAAGAAAGGAATCATATTTAAGGACATAACGACTCTGCTGTCTGACGCAAAGTCGTACCAGCGGATGGTGGACCTGATCGCACACCGCTACGTCGGCGACAAAATTGATAAAGTTGTCGGTGTCGAGGCAAGGGGCTTCATAATCGGAGCTGCGCTTGCCTATAAGCTCGGCGCAGGTATCGTCCTCGTGCGGAAACCGGGAAAACTTCCTGCCGAAACCTTCAAGAAGAGCTATGACCTTGAGTACGGCACTGACACGCTGGAAATCCATTGTGACTCCATAAAAAGAGGTGAGCGAGTCCTGATAGCGGACGATCTTTTGGCAACAGGGGGGACGATGTCGGCAGTAGTCGACATGGTGAAGAGCATGGGTGGAGAAGTCGTCGAGTGCTGCTTCATGGCAGAACTTGAATTCCTAGATGGCAGAAGCAGGCTCCCCGAGAAAAAGGTATTTTCGTTGCTGAAATTCTGA
- a CDS encoding heavy metal translocating P-type ATPase → MEKPKESKVGKIDPVCGMTVTPEASAGFFEYSGEVLYFCSKGCLDKFAATPESFLWKNEGPQSHHASEFTCSMHPEVRNPGPSACPKCGMALEPAQPVVQPGVEYTCPMHPQVVQAQPGSCPICGMALEPNTVMAEEPPNPELEDMTRRFRVSLVFALPILLITMGEMVFARSLHPAIDGRTAGIVQMLLATPVVLWGGWPFFARGWQSIVNRSLNMFTLIAIGTGTAYVYSVIATIVPQVFPSSFRGHNGQIAVYFEAAAVITVLVLLGQVLELRARSRTGSAIRGLLQMAPRTAKRLVNGNEEEVPLERILPGDVLRVRPGEKVPVDGVVQEGFSSVDESMITGEPMPVEKPPGARITGGTVNGNGSFIMQADRVGSETLLARIVKMVSEAQRSRAPIQRLADVVASWFVPAVIACAVITFIVWSIVGPEPAMAYALVNAVAVLIIACPCALGLATPMSIMVGTGRGALAGVLIRDAEALEVLEKVDTLVVDKTGTLTEGKPRLVSVTVEPGFNEAEVLRLAASLERGSEHPLATAIVKGAGERRLALSEASDFSTIPGKGVTGIVDGRDVVFGNAALLREKGIGLGSVFGRTEELRRDGQTVMLVAIDESVAGIIGVADPNKGSTPEAIALLHQEGVRIVMLTGDNRITAHAVAAELGIDEVVAEVLPDEKSKEVQRLQETGRTVAMAGDGINDAPALAKAHVGIAMGTGADVAMESAGITLVKGDLRGIARARRLSMATMRNIRQNLFFAFVYNVLGVPIAAGVLYPIFGLLLSPMIASAAMTFSSVSVIGNALRLRRLNL, encoded by the coding sequence GTGGAGAAGCCAAAAGAAAGTAAAGTGGGCAAGATCGATCCTGTCTGTGGCATGACAGTAACTCCGGAAGCATCCGCAGGTTTCTTCGAGTATTCCGGTGAGGTCCTTTACTTTTGCAGCAAGGGTTGCCTCGACAAGTTCGCTGCTACTCCGGAGAGCTTTCTTTGGAAAAATGAAGGCCCCCAGTCCCATCATGCCAGCGAGTTTACCTGCTCGATGCACCCGGAGGTGCGGAACCCTGGACCAAGTGCATGTCCGAAGTGCGGAATGGCGCTAGAACCTGCCCAACCCGTGGTTCAGCCGGGAGTGGAATACACGTGTCCTATGCATCCACAGGTTGTACAGGCACAGCCTGGTTCCTGCCCCATCTGTGGAATGGCCCTGGAGCCTAATACTGTTATGGCTGAGGAGCCTCCCAATCCGGAGCTGGAGGACATGACCCGGCGGTTCCGGGTTAGCCTGGTATTCGCTCTCCCAATCTTACTCATCACGATGGGAGAGATGGTTTTCGCTAGATCTCTGCATCCTGCAATAGATGGGCGCACAGCCGGTATCGTGCAGATGCTTCTGGCAACACCGGTGGTATTGTGGGGAGGCTGGCCTTTCTTCGCCCGCGGGTGGCAGTCCATTGTCAATCGCAGCCTCAACATGTTCACCTTGATAGCTATTGGTACCGGCACCGCTTACGTCTACAGTGTAATCGCCACTATAGTCCCTCAGGTGTTTCCATCTTCCTTCCGAGGCCACAATGGACAGATTGCGGTTTACTTTGAAGCCGCTGCGGTTATTACCGTTCTGGTGCTCCTGGGCCAGGTGCTCGAGCTGCGGGCGCGAAGCAGAACCGGTAGTGCCATCAGAGGCTTGTTGCAAATGGCTCCCCGGACGGCGAAGCGATTGGTCAACGGAAACGAAGAGGAGGTTCCCCTCGAAAGGATACTTCCGGGAGATGTCCTTAGGGTTCGTCCGGGAGAAAAGGTCCCGGTGGATGGTGTCGTGCAGGAAGGGTTCAGCTCGGTAGACGAATCGATGATTACAGGTGAACCGATGCCTGTTGAGAAACCTCCTGGGGCACGCATTACTGGAGGAACAGTAAACGGGAACGGCAGCTTCATCATGCAGGCCGACCGGGTCGGCAGCGAGACGCTGCTTGCACGTATAGTCAAAATGGTGTCCGAAGCGCAACGGAGCCGCGCCCCTATCCAGCGTCTGGCCGATGTCGTCGCTTCGTGGTTCGTTCCGGCAGTAATTGCCTGTGCCGTCATCACCTTCATTGTCTGGAGTATCGTTGGCCCCGAACCGGCGATGGCGTATGCACTGGTCAATGCAGTCGCTGTTCTGATTATAGCCTGTCCATGCGCCCTCGGCCTTGCAACCCCTATGTCCATCATGGTTGGTACGGGACGCGGGGCGCTTGCGGGAGTTCTGATCCGGGATGCGGAGGCGCTCGAAGTGCTGGAGAAGGTGGATACGCTTGTTGTGGACAAGACTGGCACGCTTACGGAGGGGAAACCGCGGCTAGTATCGGTGACGGTCGAGCCTGGGTTTAATGAAGCGGAAGTGCTGCGCCTGGCAGCAAGCCTTGAACGGGGGAGTGAACATCCATTGGCAACAGCAATCGTCAAAGGTGCTGGAGAGAGAAGACTCGCTCTCTCAGAGGCATCTGACTTCTCGACCATTCCTGGTAAAGGAGTCACTGGGATTGTAGATGGCCGTGACGTCGTCTTCGGCAATGCAGCCCTTCTCAGAGAGAAGGGAATCGGATTGGGATCAGTTTTCGGTCGAACAGAAGAGCTCAGACGTGATGGACAGACAGTGATGCTAGTCGCAATTGACGAAAGCGTTGCGGGAATAATCGGAGTCGCAGACCCGAACAAGGGATCGACACCCGAGGCTATTGCTCTTCTCCACCAGGAAGGTGTCCGGATTGTGATGCTCACCGGCGACAACAGAATCACAGCTCACGCCGTCGCCGCCGAACTAGGAATAGACGAAGTCGTCGCAGAGGTACTGCCCGACGAGAAGAGCAAGGAAGTGCAGCGCCTTCAGGAGACGGGACGAACGGTCGCAATGGCAGGAGACGGAATCAATGACGCACCGGCTCTGGCCAAGGCTCATGTCGGCATAGCAATGGGGACCGGCGCCGACGTCGCGATGGAAAGCGCCGGGATAACGCTCGTAAAGGGTGATCTCCGTGGCATAGCGCGAGCTCGTCGCTTAAGCATGGCCACGATGAGAAATATCCGCCAGAACCTTTTCTTTGCCTTCGTCTACAACGTGCTCGGAGTGCCGATCGCTGCCGGCGTGCTTTACCCTATCTTCGGTCTGCTGCTGAGCCCGATGATCGCGAGCGCTGCGATGACCTTCAGTTCGGTATCAGTCATTGGGAATGCTTTGCGGCTGAGAAGACTGAACCTTTGA
- a CDS encoding copper resistance protein B — translation MRRKSFRQLLRLVPLLVLATTWGEARAGEGWPSPVHDSPVIGYLLTDLLEYQRDSDGGDRVRWDIFGWVGGDYNRIWLKTEGTHDLSGRPAGETDAQVLYGRLISPFWDFQVGARQEWKYGPGPDRTRTFAVIGFQGVAPYWFEVEPSLFISEEGDISARITAEYDLLLTQRLILQPRVETELAVQKVEKFGVGSGMSNIEMGLRLRYEMEREFAPYIGITWRRDLGETANITRREGGEPEELSLAAGVRIWF, via the coding sequence ATGAGGCGGAAATCATTTCGTCAGCTTCTTCGGCTGGTGCCGCTCCTGGTCCTAGCGACGACGTGGGGAGAAGCCCGCGCCGGTGAGGGGTGGCCCTCCCCCGTCCATGACAGCCCCGTCATCGGGTACCTTCTCACCGACCTCCTGGAGTATCAGAGGGATTCCGATGGGGGGGACAGGGTCCGGTGGGACATCTTCGGCTGGGTCGGCGGGGACTATAACCGCATCTGGCTCAAAACCGAAGGGACCCATGATCTTAGCGGCAGGCCGGCGGGAGAGACAGACGCGCAGGTTCTCTACGGCAGGCTCATCTCCCCCTTCTGGGACTTTCAGGTCGGCGCGAGACAGGAGTGGAAGTACGGTCCCGGCCCCGACCGGACCCGGACATTCGCCGTCATTGGGTTCCAGGGAGTTGCCCCCTACTGGTTCGAGGTCGAGCCCTCCCTGTTCATAAGCGAGGAAGGGGACATCTCCGCCCGGATCACCGCCGAATACGATCTGCTCCTGACGCAGCGGCTGATCCTTCAGCCGCGGGTGGAGACGGAGCTTGCCGTGCAGAAAGTCGAGAAATTCGGTGTGGGGAGCGGAATGAGCAACATCGAGATGGGCCTTCGTCTGCGCTACGAAATGGAGAGGGAGTTCGCTCCCTACATCGGCATCACGTGGCGCCGCGATTTGGGCGAAACGGCGAACATTACCCGCCGGGAGGGTGGAGAGCCGGAAGAGCTCTCCCTGGCGGCAGGGGTCCGAATCTGGTTCTGA